The Argentina anserina chromosome 3, drPotAnse1.1, whole genome shotgun sequence genome includes a region encoding these proteins:
- the LOC126788540 gene encoding pentatricopeptide repeat-containing protein At5g59600-like — protein MNVFCEMQRQGCRPNRIVIPSVLKACGHLSDVKTGKKLHAVVLRHSFEFDAFISSAIIDMYSKNGRVEKARWVFDMMVEKDLVALNAVVSGFCQRGMAEEALVLVEEMQVVGIKPNLITWNSLVAGFSQKGDEAMASRLFELMCINGIEPDVVSWTSVISGFVKNFQNSKVFCTFKKMLNHGICPTSATISGLLPACASVTNLRCGKELYAYALVVGVEADVYVRSALVDMYAKCGFIY, from the coding sequence ATGAATGTGTTCTGTGAGATGCAAAGACAGGGTTGTAGGCCCAATAGGATTGTTATTCCCAGTGTTCTCAAGGCATGTGGGCATTTGTCTGATGTCAAAACCGGGAAGAAACTACATGCTGTTGTGCTCAGGCActcgtttgagtttgatgCTTTTATTAGCAGTGCAATAATTGACATGTACTCGAAGAATGGGAGGGTGGAGAAGGCGCGCTGGGTGTTTGATATGATGGTGGAGAAAGACTTGGTGGCTTTGAATGCTgttgtttctgggttttgtcAGCGTGGGATGGCGGAGGAAGCGTTGGTTTTGGTGGAGGAAATGCAGGTGGTTGGGATTAAGCCTAATTTGATAACTTGGAACAGTTTGGTTGCTGGATTTTCGCAGAAGGGTGATGAGGCAATGGCGTCTAGGCtgtttgagttgatgtgcatAAATGGCATTGAGCCTGATGTTGTATCTTGGACTTCGGTTATATCTGGGTTTGTGAAGAATTTTCAGAACAGTAAGGTTTTTTGTACATTTAAGAAAATGTTAAATCATGGAATATGTCCAACTTCGGCCACGATTAGCGGCCTGTTGCCTGCTTGTGCATCTGTGACGAACTTGAGGTGTGGTAAGGAGTTATATGCCTATGCCTTGGTGGTTGGTGTTGAAGCTGATGTATATGTGAGGAGTGCTcttgttgatatgtatgcaaaaTGCGGATTTATATACTAA
- the LOC126788537 gene encoding pentatricopeptide repeat-containing protein At5g59600-like, producing MAVLTACCHARMIELGKSLFSLMQEEHGIVPRLEHYACMVDLLGRAGDLTEAYDMIKAVPMEPDLFVWGALLGASRNYGNIELAEIAANHLSELEPESAGNNLLLSSLYADAGNWRNVARLKKIMKKKKLRKLPGCSWMEAG from the coding sequence ATGGCTGTCCTTACTGCTTGTTGTCATGCCCGGATGATTGAACTTGGCAAAAGTTTGTTTAGTCTGATGCAGGAAGAACATGGGATCGTGCCTAGACTAGAACATTATGCATGTATGGTTGATCTTCTAGGTCGGGCAGGGGATCTCACTGAGGCATATGATATGATTAAGGCAGTGCCCATGGAGCCAGATTTGTTTGTATGGGGAGCATTATTAGGAGCAAGTCGCAACTATGGGAACATAGAACTTGCTGAAATAGCAGCTAATCATTTATCAGAGCTAGAGCCGGAGAGTGCAGGAAACAATTTGCTATTATCCAGTCTGTATGCAGATGCTGGAAACTGGAGAAATGTTGCAAGGttgaagaaaataatgaagaaaaagaagttgAGGAAGTTACCTGGTTGCAGTTGGATGGAAGCTGGCTAA